One window of the Montipora foliosa isolate CH-2021 chromosome 4, ASM3666993v2, whole genome shotgun sequence genome contains the following:
- the LOC138000537 gene encoding COMM domain-containing protein 5-like gives MARERASSAIPLTEDTLFVGSRVPDEIKRMIPHLTSIDKALFRKILHVIVSVFEGKLPDDGLFQRLQSDAVTEDMLSSLYSGLYSLLRSALRLPLTSLKPEKFKADLVELRIPGELIPDLSSIVFGDRRSSFDAASLSNRSHLPSLDSLRWRVDVAISTSALNRVLEPSVLMELKLSNGKVHTFEVPASKFHELRYNVAYVLKEMEDVEKKNILKIED, from the exons atggcgcgtGAACGTGCCAGTTCTGCGATTCCATTGACTGAAGATACCTTGTTTGTAGGGTCAAGGGTTCCAGATGAAATAAAGCGAATGATACCGCATCTAACCTCCATTGATAAAGCTCTGTTTAGGAAGATTCTGCATG TTATTGTCTCAGTTTTTGAGGGAAAGTTGCCTGATGATGGATTATTTCAAAGACTTCAATCAGATGCTGTAACTGAAGATATGCTATCTAGTCTGTATTCTGGGCTTTATTCTCTTCTTCGCAGTGCTTTACGCCTGCCTCTGACTTCATTGAAACCTGAGAAGTTTAAAGCAGACCTTGTAGAACTAAG AATTCCTGGAGAATTAATTCCTGATTTATCAAGCATTGTATTTGGAGACAG GAGATCATCTTTTGATGCTGCTTCCCTAAGCAACCGCAGCCATCTTCCAAGCTTGGATTCTCTCAGGTGGAGAGTTGATGTAGCTATATCTACAAG TGCTCTAAATAGGGTGCTTGAGCCATCAGTACTAATGGAACTGAAGCTTAGCAATGGGAAAGTTCACACTTTTGAG GTGCCTGCATCCAAGTTTCACGAGTTGAGGTACAATGTGGCTTATGTGTTAAAGGAAATGGAAGATGTTGAAAAGAAGAACATCTTGAAGATTGAAGACTGA